The following proteins are encoded in a genomic region of Spirosoma sp. SC4-14:
- a CDS encoding 3-phosphoshikimate 1-carboxyvinyltransferase, translating into MNAVKLTPPTGPVRATIPLASSKSESNRALIIDALTGFRCDLANLSTARDTQTMIRLLKSTDSTADVLDAGTTMRFLTAYFAVTGQQKTMTGTPRMCERPIGILVDALRKLGADITYLKNEEYPPLQLNGFNASASTQNQITIRGDVSSQYISALLMIAPILPNGLTLELTGAIGSRPYIEMTLEQMIYFGADVKANWDSKTIIVNPQPYTPKAYTIESDWSGASYWYSVAALANDNHAEIELLGLKARSLQGDSAIVDIMRPLGVESTFTDTGVKLTKRPAESALSWDFTHCPDLAQTVAVCATAKGITVTLTGIESLKIKETDRVAALQAELQKIGAELIEVEPNHRYEARPLRATSWTPASIETYDDHRMAMAFAPVAMKQEVIIEEPGVVAKSYPSFWDDMARIVKIEEIVKGSNVAG; encoded by the coding sequence ATGAATGCCGTTAAGCTCACTCCACCTACTGGCCCGGTTCGGGCTACAATACCATTAGCTTCGTCGAAAAGCGAAAGCAATCGTGCCCTTATTATTGATGCCCTGACCGGTTTTCGGTGCGATTTAGCAAATCTGTCGACCGCTCGCGACACGCAGACGATGATTCGTTTGCTGAAATCGACAGACAGCACAGCCGACGTACTCGATGCCGGAACAACCATGCGTTTTCTGACGGCTTATTTTGCCGTAACGGGCCAGCAAAAGACCATGACCGGTACGCCACGGATGTGTGAACGGCCAATCGGTATTCTGGTCGATGCCCTGCGAAAACTAGGTGCCGACATCACGTACCTGAAAAATGAGGAGTATCCACCTTTGCAGCTCAATGGCTTTAATGCGTCGGCAAGCACCCAAAATCAAATAACCATTCGGGGCGATGTAAGCAGCCAATACATTTCGGCCCTGCTGATGATTGCCCCTATCCTGCCTAATGGGTTGACGCTGGAATTGACCGGTGCAATTGGGTCACGTCCATACATTGAAATGACACTGGAGCAGATGATTTACTTCGGTGCCGATGTTAAGGCCAACTGGGACTCGAAAACCATAATCGTTAATCCTCAGCCGTACACTCCCAAAGCATACACAATTGAGTCGGACTGGTCGGGAGCCAGCTACTGGTATAGCGTTGCCGCCCTCGCCAACGATAACCATGCCGAAATTGAACTCCTTGGACTAAAAGCGCGGTCGCTACAGGGCGATAGTGCCATTGTCGATATTATGCGGCCACTGGGCGTTGAAAGTACGTTTACTGATACGGGGGTAAAATTAACCAAACGCCCGGCCGAGTCGGCCCTATCGTGGGATTTTACGCACTGCCCTGATCTGGCACAAACGGTTGCCGTTTGTGCTACGGCAAAAGGCATTACGGTGACGTTGACCGGAATTGAAAGTCTAAAGATTAAGGAAACTGACCGTGTGGCTGCGCTACAGGCCGAGCTACAGAAGATTGGAGCCGAACTAATTGAGGTAGAGCCGAACCATCGGTATGAAGCCCGACCGTTGAGGGCAACATCCTGGACACCAGCAAGCATCGAAACCTACGATGACCACCGCATGGCGATGGCTTTTGCACCAGTCGCCATGAAACAGGAAGTCATTATTGAAGAGCCAGGCGTTGTGGCAAAATCGTACCCAAGTTTCTGGGATGACATGGCCCGAATAGTGAAAATTGAAGAAATTGTCAAAGGTTCAAATGTTGCAGGTTGA
- a CDS encoding chemotaxis protein CheB, which produces MAKDELKTTYKAVVIGGSTGSLDVLLRILPALQPAMPFTVIIVLHRKNSGDSTLEHLLAGKTSIPVKEVDDKEPLLPAHIYVAPADYHLLIENDFTVSLDDSEKVNYSRPALDVTFESAADVYRNTLVGILLSGANADGTKGLAAIKRMGGITVVQNPSTAQAAFMPQQAILNTTIDHILDIPELIQFINSIRHR; this is translated from the coding sequence ATGGCGAAAGATGAGCTGAAAACTACCTATAAAGCCGTCGTGATCGGTGGTTCGACCGGAAGCCTTGATGTGCTGTTGAGAATATTGCCAGCCTTGCAGCCTGCAATGCCATTTACGGTCATTATTGTTTTGCACCGCAAAAACTCCGGCGACTCTACCCTGGAACATTTATTGGCAGGCAAAACCAGTATTCCAGTTAAAGAAGTAGATGATAAAGAGCCGTTGCTGCCCGCCCATATATACGTAGCTCCGGCTGATTATCATTTGCTGATCGAAAACGACTTTACAGTTTCGCTCGATGACTCCGAAAAAGTGAACTATAGCCGCCCGGCATTAGACGTAACGTTCGAATCGGCGGCCGATGTTTATAGGAACACGCTGGTCGGAATCCTGTTGTCGGGGGCCAATGCCGACGGCACAAAAGGGTTAGCTGCCATCAAGCGAATGGGAGGCATTACGGTTGTTCAGAACCCCAGTACAGCGCAGGCCGCTTTTATGCCTCAACAGGCTATTTTGAACACAACAATTGACCACATTCTGGACATTCCAGAACTGATTCAGTTTATTAATTCAATTCGTCACCGGTAG
- a CDS encoding plastocyanin/azurin family copper-binding protein, which translates to MNMKYHPINRLAGAVLIVLGLTWISPAITTVQAQSTTKGAAKAEPDPEKEDDFYKLISLPVPEDIILEVGGMATLPDGSLAICTRRGEVWIVNNPYISGTERPMYQRFAYGLHEPLGLAYKDGDIYVTQRSEITRLRDTDGDGQADSYDKIYSWPLSGNYHEYSYGPTFLPNGNMLVTLNVGWSNSLGHGVSLVPWRGWTLEITPDGKMTPFAAGMRSPAGYGMNAAGDFFYTENQGDWVGSGRISQVEKGDFLGNAESLRWTDMPGSPLKLKPQQVPNTGEPLYDVAKRVPELKAPAVWLPHGILGISTSGMLTDNTNGKFGPFANQVFVGDQGQSIVSRVDFEKVKGKYQGVVFPFREGFSSGVLRLVWGHDASMFVGMTSRGWSSTGKELYSLQRVVWTGRMPFEMKTIHAMPDGFEIEFTEPVDQELAADPASYKVTGFNYKYHATYGSPVINRAGCPIRGIVVSKDGLKARLVVDSLRLGYIHEITTAGVRSSTGRALLHNVGYYTLNNIPDGDKLAIVAAPKHNHAEMMASAATTPPVNAKASAAKGKTSAAKPASAKTTASSAAKRVTEMPASWSEPDYTITIGTKPGLKFSPEQFQVKAGSKVRVVFNNEDDMLHNFVVVQPGTAIQVGELAMKLGLEGQEKNYIPASDKVLNHTNLLQPNTNETIYFIAPEKPGDYTYECSVPGHFYVMQGIMKVVK; encoded by the coding sequence ATGAACATGAAGTATCATCCGATAAATCGTCTGGCCGGAGCCGTCCTCATCGTGCTGGGGCTTACCTGGATAAGCCCTGCAATTACAACCGTTCAGGCTCAGTCGACAACCAAAGGCGCGGCTAAAGCCGAACCTGATCCTGAAAAAGAAGACGATTTCTATAAACTCATTTCACTGCCAGTTCCTGAAGATATCATTCTGGAAGTGGGCGGAATGGCTACGTTGCCCGATGGGAGTCTGGCGATTTGCACCCGCCGGGGCGAAGTCTGGATTGTTAACAACCCTTACATCAGTGGAACCGAACGGCCAATGTATCAGCGGTTTGCCTATGGTCTGCACGAACCGCTGGGACTAGCCTACAAAGACGGCGACATCTATGTGACACAACGGAGTGAAATTACCCGTCTGCGCGATACCGATGGCGATGGCCAGGCCGACTCCTACGATAAAATATACTCGTGGCCGCTCTCGGGCAACTACCATGAATATTCCTACGGGCCTACCTTTTTGCCCAATGGCAATATGCTTGTTACGCTAAACGTAGGCTGGAGCAACAGCCTGGGGCATGGTGTTAGTCTGGTTCCCTGGCGAGGTTGGACGCTGGAAATTACTCCTGATGGAAAAATGACCCCTTTTGCTGCCGGAATGCGCTCTCCGGCTGGTTATGGCATGAACGCGGCTGGCGATTTTTTCTATACCGAAAACCAGGGCGACTGGGTTGGCTCGGGTCGAATTTCGCAGGTCGAAAAAGGCGATTTTCTGGGCAATGCCGAAAGCCTGCGGTGGACCGATATGCCTGGATCGCCCCTCAAGCTTAAACCACAGCAGGTTCCGAATACGGGCGAGCCACTGTATGATGTAGCTAAGCGCGTTCCGGAGTTGAAAGCGCCCGCTGTCTGGTTGCCGCATGGTATTTTAGGCATTTCGACATCGGGTATGCTGACCGATAATACCAATGGAAAATTTGGCCCCTTTGCCAATCAGGTTTTTGTTGGCGATCAGGGCCAAAGCATTGTTTCGCGGGTTGATTTCGAAAAAGTAAAAGGTAAATATCAGGGCGTTGTTTTCCCGTTCCGCGAAGGGTTTTCGTCGGGTGTACTGCGTCTGGTCTGGGGTCACGATGCCTCTATGTTTGTCGGCATGACCAGCCGGGGCTGGTCGTCGACGGGGAAAGAACTCTATAGTCTGCAACGGGTTGTCTGGACCGGACGAATGCCGTTTGAAATGAAAACCATCCATGCTATGCCCGATGGTTTTGAGATCGAATTTACCGAACCCGTCGATCAGGAACTGGCCGCCGATCCGGCATCGTATAAAGTAACGGGCTTCAACTACAAATACCATGCTACCTACGGCAGTCCGGTCATTAACCGGGCTGGTTGCCCAATTCGCGGTATTGTCGTGTCGAAAGATGGGCTGAAAGCGCGACTGGTCGTCGATAGCCTGCGTCTGGGTTATATTCATGAGATTACGACCGCTGGCGTTCGATCGTCCACGGGTCGGGCCTTGCTGCATAATGTAGGTTATTATACTCTGAACAATATTCCGGATGGCGACAAACTGGCCATTGTAGCAGCACCGAAGCATAACCACGCCGAAATGATGGCTTCGGCGGCAACTACGCCACCCGTCAACGCAAAAGCGAGTGCGGCCAAAGGAAAAACATCGGCAGCGAAACCAGCTTCGGCCAAAACAACTGCCAGCAGTGCGGCCAAACGCGTAACCGAAATGCCAGCATCGTGGAGCGAGCCCGATTATACGATCACCATTGGCACTAAACCGGGGCTGAAGTTTTCGCCGGAGCAGTTTCAGGTAAAAGCCGGAAGCAAGGTGCGCGTAGTTTTCAATAATGAAGACGACATGCTCCACAACTTTGTGGTTGTGCAACCAGGAACCGCTATTCAGGTTGGCGAACTCGCCATGAAGTTAGGGCTGGAAGGGCAGGAGAAAAACTACATTCCTGCGTCAGATAAAGTACTGAATCATACGAATCTGCTCCAACCCAACACCAACGAGACGATTTACTTCATTGCTCCCGAAAAACCCGGCGATTATACGTACGAATGCTCCGTTCCTGGTCATTTCTACGTTATGCAGGGCATAATGAAGGTTGTAAAATAA
- a CDS encoding PepSY-like domain-containing protein, producing the protein MKALFVFSCMAALVLSLNACNHNAVDPSSTDGSARSSGVVSGTATGPGSLTSVDVSTLPSAITTYINTNYAGATIKEAGTDPKGNYVVIITLNNELRLLAFKADGTFIKELKGGKGRPMPGDSLHHPKGDSLHHPRHAPGDSLHHPPMPGDSLHHPHGDSLHHKGPGPGANVTVIAASDLPSAITTYINTNYAGATIEQAAKDNASSDYIVLIKTSDSKRVLLLFGSDGTFKKAIKGK; encoded by the coding sequence ATGAAAGCACTGTTTGTTTTCAGTTGCATGGCTGCCCTTGTGCTAAGCCTGAATGCCTGTAACCATAATGCAGTAGACCCGTCCAGCACCGACGGGTCGGCCCGGTCGAGTGGCGTAGTGAGTGGAACAGCTACCGGGCCTGGAAGCCTAACGTCGGTTGATGTATCGACACTACCCAGTGCCATCACAACGTACATCAATACAAACTATGCCGGTGCTACCATTAAGGAAGCGGGGACCGATCCGAAGGGAAATTATGTAGTTATTATAACCCTCAACAACGAACTCAGGCTCTTAGCCTTCAAAGCCGACGGTACATTTATTAAAGAATTGAAAGGCGGCAAAGGCCGGCCTATGCCCGGCGATTCACTGCATCATCCAAAAGGCGATTCATTACATCACCCCCGACACGCTCCGGGCGACTCGCTGCATCACCCGCCAATGCCGGGCGATAGCCTTCACCATCCCCACGGCGATTCGCTGCACCATAAAGGCCCCGGACCTGGTGCTAATGTTACCGTAATTGCGGCTTCTGATCTGCCTTCTGCCATCACAACCTATATCAATACAAACTATGCTGGTGCCACTATTGAACAAGCGGCAAAGGATAACGCATCCAGCGACTATATTGTATTGATTAAAACAAGCGACAGTAAGCGCGTGTTGTTGCTGTTTGGTTCGGATGGCACCTTCAAAAAGGCCATAAAGGGTAAATAA
- a CDS encoding Ldh family oxidoreductase, translating into MITANQLRSFTEQIFIAIGCLEADARLAADVLVSADLRGVDSHGVARLPGYVRLYDHGRINPQPHIRIVHETPSTAVVDGDRGLGLVVGPWAMQVAIEKARIAGTGWVAVRNSNHFGIAGYHAMLAADHDMIGQAMTHAAPLVAPTFSLDKLLGTNPIAVAIPAATEPTFLADFASTAVAYGKLEILQRKGQDIPLGWAQNAEGQPTTDANAIRNGGALLPLGTDREHGSHKGYGLGAVVDIFSGVLSGANYGPWVPPFATAGFMQANEGVGQGTGHFFGAMRIDAFRPADEFKIHMDTWIQRFRQAKAIEGKQVLIPGDPEREMEAERLLNGIPLLEPVIKSLEELGERFGVTL; encoded by the coding sequence ATGATTACAGCAAACCAACTTCGTTCATTTACAGAACAAATTTTTATAGCCATTGGCTGTTTGGAGGCCGATGCTCGTTTGGCCGCCGATGTGTTGGTGAGTGCCGACCTGCGTGGGGTTGATTCGCACGGGGTAGCTCGTTTACCGGGTTATGTTCGGCTTTATGATCATGGCCGGATCAATCCGCAACCGCATATTCGCATTGTGCATGAAACGCCATCTACAGCCGTTGTTGATGGCGATCGTGGGTTAGGGCTGGTGGTTGGCCCCTGGGCAATGCAGGTTGCTATTGAAAAAGCCCGAATTGCCGGTACGGGCTGGGTGGCTGTGCGCAACTCCAATCACTTTGGCATTGCGGGCTATCATGCAATGCTGGCTGCCGATCATGATATGATTGGGCAAGCCATGACCCATGCCGCTCCGCTCGTAGCACCTACCTTTTCGCTCGATAAGTTGCTGGGTACAAACCCAATTGCGGTGGCCATTCCGGCGGCAACCGAGCCTACGTTTCTGGCCGATTTTGCGTCGACGGCCGTAGCCTACGGAAAGCTCGAAATTTTGCAGCGTAAAGGGCAGGATATTCCGCTGGGCTGGGCACAGAATGCCGAAGGCCAGCCAACAACCGATGCCAACGCTATCCGAAACGGCGGAGCCTTGCTGCCGCTTGGTACCGACCGGGAGCATGGCAGCCACAAAGGATACGGCTTAGGGGCCGTGGTCGATATTTTTTCGGGCGTGTTGTCGGGGGCTAACTATGGTCCGTGGGTACCGCCTTTTGCTACGGCCGGCTTTATGCAGGCGAACGAAGGAGTAGGGCAGGGGACAGGCCATTTCTTTGGGGCCATGCGGATTGATGCTTTTCGTCCGGCCGATGAATTTAAAATACACATGGATACCTGGATTCAGCGATTCCGGCAGGCAAAAGCCATTGAAGGGAAACAGGTACTGATTCCAGGCGACCCCGAGCGGGAAATGGAAGCTGAGCGGCTGCTTAATGGAATTCCATTGCTGGAACCCGTCATAAAAAGCCTCGAAGAACTGGGCGAACGTTTTGGCGTAACGCTTTGA
- a CDS encoding protein-glutamate O-methyltransferase CheR, with the protein MIEEAEVDILLTDLYETYGYDFTNYSRASLKRRIVRLWTLDRFPSFAEFRYRIKSDADYLKRFVEEITVTVTEMFRDPQFYKCLRTEILPTLSAKPFIRIWHAGCATGEEVYSMAILLKEAKLLYKSLIYATDLNPSALEKARKGIFPIGPMKQYSENYIESGGIQDFSSYYTAQYSQVKFDESLNEKMIFSTHNLVSDRSFNEFDIILCRNVLIYFDKPLQDRVLNLFDESLGVLGYLALGSKETLNFSSIKPRFKQLSKEKIWRKMS; encoded by the coding sequence ATGATTGAAGAGGCTGAGGTAGATATCTTATTGACCGATCTGTATGAAACATACGGATATGACTTTACAAACTACTCCCGGGCATCGCTAAAAAGGCGAATTGTTCGGTTATGGACGTTGGATCGATTCCCGAGCTTTGCCGAGTTTCGGTACCGTATAAAATCGGATGCGGATTATTTGAAACGGTTTGTGGAAGAAATTACCGTCACCGTTACCGAAATGTTTCGTGATCCACAGTTTTACAAATGCCTGCGAACCGAAATTTTACCCACATTGTCGGCCAAACCGTTTATCCGCATCTGGCATGCAGGCTGTGCAACGGGCGAGGAAGTTTATTCAATGGCTATTCTGCTGAAAGAAGCAAAGCTTCTCTATAAATCATTGATTTATGCTACTGACCTGAATCCCAGTGCACTCGAAAAAGCCCGAAAGGGGATTTTTCCCATCGGCCCCATGAAGCAGTATTCGGAGAATTATATTGAATCGGGAGGTATTCAGGATTTTTCGTCCTACTATACCGCTCAGTATAGCCAGGTGAAATTTGATGAATCGCTGAACGAAAAAATGATTTTTTCGACGCATAATCTGGTGTCAGATCGTTCGTTCAACGAATTTGATATTATTCTTTGCCGAAACGTGTTGATTTATTTCGATAAGCCATTGCAGGATCGAGTACTGAATTTGTTTGATGAAAGTCTGGGTGTGCTTGGCTATCTGGCGCTGGGATCAAAAGAAACGCTGAATTTTTCATCTATTAAGCCGCGCTTCAAGCAGTTGAGTAAGGAAAAAATATGGCGAAAGATGAGCTGA
- a CDS encoding cupin domain-containing protein, with protein MTETPLAARFADDQAIPWESVADGVKRKIMTYDANLMMVKVAFETGGIGTPHQHPHTQMSYVESGAFAITIAEETKTLRTGDAYYIPPDVWHGAVCLEAGILVDVFTPMREDFV; from the coding sequence ATGACAGAAACACCATTGGCAGCGCGTTTTGCAGATGATCAGGCGATTCCGTGGGAATCGGTTGCCGACGGGGTCAAGCGAAAAATTATGACCTATGATGCTAATCTGATGATGGTGAAGGTTGCCTTTGAAACGGGTGGTATTGGCACACCCCATCAACATCCACATACGCAAATGAGCTATGTTGAAAGTGGTGCCTTTGCCATTACCATTGCCGAAGAGACCAAAACCCTGCGCACCGGTGATGCATATTATATCCCTCCTGATGTGTGGCATGGAGCTGTGTGTCTCGAAGCCGGTATACTGGTAGATGTTTTTACGCCCATGCGCGAAGATTTTGTGTAA
- a CDS encoding glycoside hydrolase family 9 protein has protein sequence MLKSLIIGTFLFFCQYRLVAQPQSGTELIRLNQIGFYSNAPKIAVVVGAIGEAQGTFQITTTDQKKVVFSGPLSAARTNPFSKKITHIADFSALVTPGTYVVNIPGIGHSYPFTIGINVHHAVATAALKGFYYQRASTALPAQFAGQWARSSGHPDTKVLIHPSAASVSRPAGSTISSPRGWYDAGDYNKYIVNSGITMGTLLSLYEDFPTFAKTLKTNIPESTNKIPDLLDEILWNLRWMLTMQDPADGGVYHKLTNPRFDGMVMPDKAGSPTRTDRYVVQKSITASLDFTAVMAQASRVFTAYNRELPGLSDSCLSAARNAWKWAEANPNALYKQTKMNDTFDPDVVTGSYEDRDASDEWIWAATELYVTTNDETYYNAVNLFPDTKTPLPSWPQVRTLAYYTLARSGKTLTDAGKKDRLKVMQHLRSAADSLLSGADKQAFQTVMGKSANDFIWGSSAEAANQGIALIQAYRYTDSPNRKAYLRYALGNLDYLLGRNAVGYSFVTGFGAKTPMHPHHRPSIADGIAEPIPGLLSGGTNANAARQDKCTGYTSTVADEVYLDADCSYASNEIAINWNAPLVYLAAALEALQKNLTGY, from the coding sequence ATGCTAAAGTCGCTTATTATCGGTACATTTCTGTTTTTTTGTCAATACCGTCTGGTTGCTCAACCTCAATCGGGTACGGAGTTAATTCGACTGAATCAGATTGGTTTCTATTCTAATGCGCCTAAAATTGCGGTTGTTGTCGGTGCTATCGGCGAAGCACAAGGTACCTTCCAGATTACAACGACCGATCAGAAAAAAGTCGTTTTTTCGGGCCCGTTAAGTGCAGCCCGTACCAATCCGTTTTCAAAGAAAATAACGCATATCGCCGATTTTTCGGCATTGGTGACGCCCGGCACCTATGTAGTCAATATACCTGGCATTGGCCATTCTTACCCATTCACTATTGGCATCAACGTACATCATGCCGTAGCGACAGCCGCGCTTAAAGGGTTTTATTACCAGCGAGCATCAACAGCATTGCCAGCTCAATTTGCCGGGCAGTGGGCACGATCATCCGGCCATCCAGACACAAAGGTACTGATCCATCCATCGGCGGCTTCGGTTAGTCGTCCGGCCGGTTCGACCATTTCATCGCCCCGTGGCTGGTACGATGCGGGCGATTACAACAAGTATATTGTAAACTCGGGTATTACGATGGGAACGTTGCTATCATTGTATGAAGATTTCCCAACTTTCGCTAAAACCCTGAAAACCAATATTCCAGAAAGTACGAACAAAATTCCTGACCTACTCGACGAAATCCTGTGGAATTTGCGCTGGATGCTGACCATGCAGGACCCGGCCGACGGTGGCGTCTATCATAAACTCACCAACCCGCGCTTCGACGGAATGGTTATGCCCGATAAGGCCGGATCACCTACTCGTACCGATCGGTATGTGGTTCAGAAAAGCATTACTGCTAGCCTTGATTTTACGGCTGTGATGGCACAGGCCAGCCGCGTTTTTACAGCGTATAATCGTGAGCTACCGGGTCTGTCCGACTCCTGCTTATCAGCTGCCCGTAATGCCTGGAAATGGGCAGAGGCTAACCCAAATGCGCTGTATAAGCAGACTAAGATGAATGACACCTTCGATCCAGACGTAGTAACGGGTAGTTATGAAGATCGGGATGCCAGCGACGAATGGATTTGGGCGGCCACTGAACTATACGTTACGACCAACGATGAAACGTATTACAACGCTGTCAATCTGTTTCCAGATACCAAAACTCCGTTACCCTCGTGGCCACAGGTCCGTACGCTGGCTTACTACACACTGGCTCGATCAGGAAAAACGCTGACCGATGCTGGAAAAAAAGATCGGCTAAAGGTGATGCAGCATCTCAGATCGGCGGCAGACTCACTCCTATCGGGAGCCGACAAACAGGCTTTTCAGACCGTAATGGGCAAATCGGCGAACGATTTTATCTGGGGAAGCAGCGCCGAAGCTGCCAATCAGGGCATTGCACTCATTCAGGCATACCGATACACCGATTCGCCTAATCGGAAAGCTTACTTACGCTATGCCCTTGGCAATCTGGATTATTTACTGGGTCGAAATGCGGTGGGCTACTCGTTCGTAACGGGCTTTGGCGCTAAAACACCCATGCATCCACACCACCGTCCGTCTATTGCCGATGGCATTGCTGAACCTATTCCAGGATTGCTATCGGGAGGGACAAACGCTAATGCGGCCCGTCAGGATAAATGCACAGGCTACACCAGCACAGTTGCCGATGAGGTCTACCTCGATGCCGATTGCTCGTATGCCTCCAACGAAATTGCTATCAACTGGAATGCCCCGCTGGTTTACCTGGCCGCAGCTCTGGAAGCCTTACAAAAGAATCTAACGGGTTATTAG
- a CDS encoding DUF1080 domain-containing protein: protein MQRYFCCFLWCLTLYAYCVSAQTNELPYSKINLDNLNDFRPVANNWKIAGDVFYDFAKNGAGTTKSGTGIAVNDPSGKNKDHLFTKMEHGDMELELDFMMAKESNSGIYLQGRYEVQLYDSWGVKKPRTLDCGAIYERWDENRPEGRQGYEGHPPAQIVSKAPGLWQHLKIVFRAPRFNEKGEKTANARFIKVTLNDVVLHENIEVTGPTRSAVFQDEKPTGPLMIQGDHGAVAIRNINYKAYGIDPVALSKLHLSAYDGKFQSVDELKSLTPKREMDIDILAHLIPGSRDNFAGKITGTVHIPRSGQYLFNLNLRWIPTEVNANVRNGAGELKIAGKKILGVTTEDGGSSSTKVNLEAGDYPIELSYYKNFGLWYARSNDILLSVEGPGVEYTTLNPVIRAEDPVSEITVMAKAAPAMQRGFVNHHGKKHTHTISVGEPDLANYSVDLSKGEFLKIWRGDFLETTPMWYGRGETQLALPLGSVIELSGKPSLAFLADKNAAWPDSNATYNNLGYDVDKAGRPIFKYTLGTANVRESFASTDEGRKLSHTFTVTPATQDIWCRLAEGTDIVELPNGLYAINDKQYFIELPGKEKPVVRTTATNTKELLLPIKTGANSGTLTYSIVW from the coding sequence ATGCAACGATATTTCTGTTGTTTTCTGTGGTGCCTTACCCTGTATGCCTACTGCGTATCGGCCCAAACCAATGAATTACCCTACTCGAAAATTAATCTCGACAATCTGAACGATTTCAGACCAGTTGCCAATAACTGGAAAATTGCGGGCGACGTTTTCTACGACTTTGCCAAAAACGGAGCCGGCACAACAAAATCCGGAACAGGCATTGCCGTCAATGATCCATCGGGTAAAAACAAAGACCATCTGTTTACCAAAATGGAACATGGCGACATGGAACTGGAACTTGATTTTATGATGGCCAAAGAATCCAATTCGGGTATTTACCTGCAAGGTCGCTACGAGGTTCAGCTCTATGACAGTTGGGGCGTTAAAAAGCCCAGAACCCTGGACTGTGGTGCCATTTATGAACGTTGGGACGAAAATCGTCCCGAAGGTCGGCAAGGGTACGAAGGCCACCCACCTGCGCAAATCGTGAGTAAGGCCCCAGGTCTATGGCAACATCTTAAGATCGTATTTCGGGCACCCCGATTTAACGAAAAAGGCGAAAAAACAGCCAACGCCCGTTTCATAAAAGTGACCCTGAACGACGTAGTCCTCCACGAAAATATTGAAGTCACAGGCCCTACCCGGTCGGCTGTTTTTCAGGACGAAAAACCAACCGGACCGCTGATGATTCAGGGCGATCATGGTGCCGTTGCCATTCGGAATATCAATTACAAAGCTTATGGTATCGATCCGGTTGCGTTATCGAAACTTCATTTGAGTGCCTACGATGGCAAATTCCAGTCGGTCGATGAACTTAAATCGCTCACGCCCAAACGGGAAATGGATATCGACATACTGGCCCATCTGATACCGGGCAGCCGCGATAATTTTGCGGGCAAAATTACGGGCACCGTACATATTCCCCGTTCGGGACAGTATCTCTTTAATCTTAATCTCCGCTGGATTCCGACTGAGGTCAACGCCAACGTTCGGAATGGAGCCGGAGAGTTGAAAATTGCGGGCAAAAAAATCCTGGGCGTTACAACCGAAGATGGTGGTTCGTCGTCAACAAAAGTAAACCTAGAGGCTGGCGACTATCCAATTGAGCTTTCCTACTACAAAAATTTTGGTCTTTGGTATGCCCGCAGTAACGACATTCTATTGTCGGTAGAAGGCCCTGGCGTTGAATACACCACGTTGAATCCGGTAATCCGGGCCGAAGATCCGGTTAGCGAAATTACGGTTATGGCCAAAGCTGCTCCAGCCATGCAACGCGGTTTTGTTAATCACCACGGTAAAAAGCATACCCATACCATATCAGTTGGCGAACCCGACCTGGCGAACTATAGCGTGGACCTGAGCAAAGGCGAATTTCTGAAAATCTGGCGGGGCGATTTCCTGGAAACAACACCCATGTGGTATGGTCGTGGCGAAACACAGCTTGCACTGCCTTTAGGTAGCGTGATTGAACTGTCGGGAAAACCTTCGCTGGCTTTTCTGGCGGATAAAAATGCAGCCTGGCCCGACTCCAACGCCACCTACAACAACCTGGGCTATGATGTCGACAAAGCCGGACGACCCATTTTCAAATACACGCTGGGAACGGCCAATGTGCGGGAATCATTTGCATCGACCGACGAAGGTCGTAAACTATCGCATACGTTTACGGTAACACCTGCTACGCAGGATATCTGGTGTCGGCTGGCCGAAGGAACCGACATTGTTGAATTGCCAAACGGCCTCTACGCCATCAATGACAAGCAGTATTTCATTGAGCTGCCAGGTAAGGAAAAGCCAGTTGTCAGAACCACCGCTACGAACACAAAAGAACTTCTTCTGCCCATCAAAACGGGCGCTAATTCAGGAACCCTAACCTATTCTATCGTCTGGTAA